The Pseudoxanthomonas suwonensis sequence TAGTCATCGCCATGCACCACCAGCAGGCGGCGGCCGTCGGTGGTGGCGTGGATCGCGCGCCGGCGCACCTGCATCGCCGGGAGCACCAGCCCGCAGTAGCGCCGTACCGGCCGGTCGTGGTTGCCCGGCACGTAGACCAGTTCGGTGCCGCTGCGGGCCAGCGCATGCAGGGCCTCGACCACGCGCTGCTGGGCGGTGCCCCAGGTCGCGCGGCGCTGCGCCATCCACCAGAAGTCGACGATGTCGCCGACCAGGTACAGCTGCCCGCAGCGCAGGCCGCCGAGGAAGTCGGCCAGCTCGGCGGCGTGGCAGTGGCGCGAGCCGAGGTGGACGTCGGAGATGAAGACCGCGCGATGCCGGGGCGGCAGCATCGCCACGGCCGTGCTCACCGGCCCGGCCCGCCGGCCGGTTCGGCGAACGCGGCGGCCGCGACCGCCGGCACGGGCAGCGGCAGCCGGCGTCCGTTCGGCGCGCCGCGCAGGCGTACCGGCGACCGCCAGTCCAGGCGGATGCGCCGGCCGGGGATCGGCGCGGGGCAGCGGCCTGGCACTGGCGGATGCTCGCAGCTGGCGGTCATCAGACATCCCTCGACGGCGCTCTGCCACGCAGCCTGCGCCCGCACCGCGGCAATGCAGTGACAGCCGCGCTACCGGCGGGTGACACCTCGCCCGTCGGCGCGCGTGGCCTTAACAACGGGTCAACCCCGGCCCTGCCACCATGCACCCCGCCCCGCTCCCGTGTATCATGCGCGGCCATCTTTTCATCCGCATACAGGGATATAGCCGCATGTCCAGCTATCTCTTCACCTCCGAGTCGGTCTCCGAAGGCCACCCGGACAAGATCGCCGACCAGATCTCCGACGCCGTCCTCGACGCCATCCTGGCCCAGGACAAGCGCGCCCGCGTAGCCTGCGAGACGCTGGTGAAGACCGGCGCGGCGATCGTGGCCGGCGAGGTCACCACCAGTGCCTGGGTGGACATCGAGGGCCTGGCCCGCTCGGTGATCAACGAGATCGGCTACAACAACTCCGACGTCGGCTTCGACGGCCACACCTGCGCGATCATCAACATGCTCGGCAAGCAGTCGCCGGACATCGCCGCCGGCGTGGACCGCAGGAAGCCGGAGGAACAGGGTGCCGGCGACCAGGGCCTGATGTTCGGCTACGCCTGCAACGAGGCCCCGGAATTCATGCCGGCGCCGATCTACTACTCGCACCGCCTGGTCGAGCAGCAGGCCAAGGTGCGCAAGAAGAAGAACTCGCCGCTGCCGTGGCTGCGCCCGGACGCCAAGTCGCAGGTCACCCTGCGCTACGACAACGAGCACAAGGTCGTCGGCCTGGACGCGGTGGTGCTGTCGACCCAGCACGACCCGGGCGTGAAGCAGAAGGACCTGGTCGAGGGCGTGTACGAGCACATCCTCAAGCCGGTGCTGCCGAAGAAGTGGCTGGAGTCGCTGCCGAAGAAGAAGGTGCACATCAACCCGACCGGGATCTTCGTGATCGGCGGCCCGGTGGGCGACTGCGGCCTGACCGGCCGCAAGATCATCGTCGACAGCTACGGCGGCATGGCCCGCCACGGCGGCGGCGCGTTCTCGGGCAAGGATCCGTCGAAGGTGGACCGTTCGGCCGCCTACGCCGCGCGCTACGTGGCCAAGAACATCGTCGCCGCCGGCCTGGCCGACAAGTGCGAAGTGCAGGTCTCCTACGCCATCGGCGTGGCCGAGCCGACCTCGATCTCGGTGACCACTTTCGGCACCGGCCGCATCAGCGACGACAAGATCGAGAAGCTGATCCGCAAGCACTTCGACCTGCGCCCGTACGGCATCGTCAAGATGCTCGACCTGATCCACCCGGTGTACCAGGCCACCGCCGCCTACGGCCATTTCGGCCGCAAGCCGCAGCAGGTCAGCTACACCGACGGCGCCGGCAAGAAGCAGACCGCCACCGCCTTCTCCTGGGAGAAGACCGACCGGGCCGAGGCGCTGCGGGCGGATGCGAAGCTGAAGTGACGGCCTGGCGCGCCCGCGCAACGCGCGGGCGCCTTTGCCAAGCAGTCATCCCCGCGGAGGCGGGAAGCGCTTTACAGCAGCCGGATGGCTGATCATCCAGTGACTTCAGGACGGGCCGCGCAAGCGGCCCGTCTGCTTTTTGGCCCCACGCCGGAGTAAAACCCGCCACCCGACCGCCCTTGTAGGAGCTGACTTCAGTCGGCGACTCGACGCCCTCGGCACAGGCGACGCCTCCATGATCCCGACGCCCGTGTCGCCGACTGAAGTCAGCTCCTACAGAAAACCGTCATAGCCAAGGCACGCGATTGCCCGCACTCACCCCGTGTTCTGCACACCCTGCGACACGCCGTTGACGCTGGCCACCAGCGCGCGCAGCAGCGCCTCGTCCTCGCGCCCGCTGGCGCGCCAGCGCTCGAGCAGGTCGGCCTGCAGCACGCTGATCGGGTCCACGTACGGGTTGCGCAGGCGGATCGACAGCGCCAGGCGCTGGTCGTGCTGCAGCAGGAACTCGTTGCCGTTCAGGCGCAGCACCCACTCGCGCGTCAGCGCATGCTCGGCCTCGATCCGCGGGAAGAACTCGCCGTGCAGTTCCTGGCCGGCCAGCCGCGAGAACATCCCGGCGATGCCCATGTCGCCCTTGGCCAGGACCATCGATACGTCGTCGAGCAGGGTCTTGAAGAACGGCCAGTCGCGGCCCATCTCGCGCAGCGCGTCCTCGCCGTATTCGTCCACCGCCGCCTGCAGGCCGCTGCCGACGCCGTACCAGCCCGGCACCACCGCACGCGCCTGGCTCCAGGCGAACACCCACGGGATCGCGCGCAGGTTGGACAGCGCCGCATCCTGGCCCAGCCGCCGCGACGGCCGCGAGCCCAAGGTCATGCGCTCGATCACGTCGATCGGCGTGGCACTGCGGAAGTAGTCCATGAACCGCGGCGCGCCGACCAGGCCGCGGTAGGCGCGGCTGCTGGCCTCGGACACGGTCGCCATCACCTCGCGCCACCGTTCCTCGCGTGGCTCGGCCTCGCGCGGGCGGATGCTCGACACCAGCACCGCGCCGGTGGCCTGCTCCAGCGAACGCAGCGCCAGCGCGCGGATGCCGAACTTGCGGTGGATCGCCTCGCCCTGCTCGGTCACGCGCAGGCGGCCGTCGACGCTGCCGCGCGGCGAGGCGTCGACCGCGCGGGTGGTCTTGCTGCCGCCGCGGCTGAGCGAACCGCCGCGGCCATGGAAGAAGGTCAGCCGGATGCCCAGTTCCTCGGCCGCCTGCATCAGCTCGACCTGGGCCCGCTGCAGGCCCCAGCGCGAGGCGGCGATGCCGCCGTCCTTGCCGCTGTCCGAATAGCCCAGCATCACCATCTGCACGTTGCCGCGCGCGGCCAGGTGCTGGCGGTAGACCGGGTCGGCGAACAGGTCGCGCAGCGTGTCCGGGCCGTGGCGCAGGTCTTCCACGGTCTCGAACAGTGGAGCGATGTCCAGCGGGACGTGCCCCTTCGAAGCCGGCCCCTTCGCGGCCGGGTCGTCGGTTTCGACCAGGCCGCCGCGACGGGCCAGCGCCAGCACGGCCAGCACGTCGGCGCGGCTGCGCGCCATGGAGATGATGTAGGCGCCGAGCGCGTCGGTGCCGTGGCGGCGGCGGGCGTCGCCGAGCGCGGAGAACACCGCGTCCAGGCGCGGGTTGCCCGCTTCTTCGGTCCGCTCCAGCACCCGCTCGCCGCTGGCGTACGGGCCGAGCACGCGGGCCTGCTCGACCGGATCGCGCGATTCCCACTGCTCGTCGCCCAGCGCGGCGGCCACCGCGCGCGCGTGCACGCTCGACTCCTGGCGCACGTCCAGCCGCGCCAGGTGGAAGCCGAAGGTGCGCAGCCGCCACACCAGCCGCCGCACCGAGAACCAGCCGGCGTGCACGCCGCGGTGGTGTTCGAGGCTTTGCCGGATCAGGTCGACGTCGGCGGCGAATTCCTGCGGCGAGGCGTAGCCCTCGGCGCGGTCCTCCAGCGTGGCCCGCAGGCGGGCGCCCATCAGGTCGATCAGCAGCCGGTACGGCATGTCGGCGTGGCGCGGCCGCGCCTGCGCCGCGGCGGCCGGCAGCAGCGTCCGGTAGCGTTCCACCTGTGCCAGCACCTCCGGGTCGACCTCGACCACGCCGGTCGATTGGGTCAGCACCTGGGTCAGCTGCTGCAACTCGGTCAGGTACTTGCCGAGGATCGCCCGCCGCTGCGCGTCGAGCGTGCTGCGGATGGTGTGCGCGTCGACGTTCGGGTTGCCGTCCATGTCGCCGCCGACCCAGGTGCCGAAGCGCAGCAGCCGCGGCAGCTCGGTGGCGATGCCGAAGCTCTCGCCGATGGCGTGCTCCAGGGTCTCGTAGAACACCGGCATCACCCGGTACAGGACCTCCGTCAGGTAGAAGCCGACGTGCTCGCGCTCGTCCTCCACGCCCGGGCGCACCGGCGAGGAATCGGCGGTCTGCCAGGCCGAGGTCAGTGCCATGCGGAAACGGGCGATGTCGGCGGCGCGCTCGCCGGGCGTACGCCCGCCGTCGAGGTCGTCGACCAGCGCGGCGACCATGATCTGTTCCTTCTCCAGCAGCGCGCGGCGCACCGCCTCGGTCGGGTGCGCGGTGAACACCGGCTCGATGTCGATCCGCTCCAGCCAGTCGAGCAGCTCCCCGGGCGACACGCCCTTGTCCTTCAGCCGGCCCAGCGCTTCATGCAGGCTCTCCGGCTGCGGCTTGCCGGTCTCGGCGCGCTGGTAGTCGCGGCGGCGGCGGATGCGGTGCACGCGCTCGGCGATGTTAACCACCTGGAAATAGGTGCTGAAAGCACGCACCAGCGACTCGGCGTGGGCCGGCTCCAGCCCGTCCAGCAGATCCGACAGCGATTCCATCGAGCCGCCGTTCTGGCGCCGCGCGATCGCGGTGGTGCGCACCCGCTCCACCTCCTCGAGGAAGGCCGGCGAGACCTGCTCGGCGAGCACGTCGCCGACCAGCGCGCCGAGGCGGCGCACGTCGTCGCGCAGCGGAAGGTCCGGTGGAGCGAATTCGAGGTTGCGGGGGGCATTCATCGACGCGCGCGGGTCCAGGTCGGTGGGCAGGCGAACGTTGGAGCTTAGCCGCGTCTTGTGCGATGCGGCAAAAGTTTCAGGAGTATCGAACGACGTGATGCTGCCGAAGCGCCGGGCTTTTTTCGCAGGCGCAGCCACGCCAGGCTCTCTGCAGGAGCCCGGCTTGCTGGCGACACGGGCGTCGGAAACACGAAGGCGTCGCCTGGGCCAACGGCGTCGTGTCGCGGTCATGCCCGCTCCTACAAGAGCCGTACGCTGGTCGTCCTGTGAACGGAGCCACGACCTGGAAGCGCCCGAAGACGTGGCAGGCCGGGTGTGTTGCGGCAGCGGCCAGGGATGGCCGCGTCGGCGAGTCGGCACACGGATGTGCCGCCGAGACGACCGCAACACACCCGGCCTGCCGCGGCTCAGCCCGAAGCCGACCACGCCAATCGCTCTTGCCGTTGCCGTTGCCATCAGGGCGCGGCCCTGTCCCCTCGGATCGGCGAAGAACCACAACACACGGCCACGGAAACCCGGCGCCCCGAAGGGCGCCGGGCACGGCCTCAATTCGCGGCCTGCGCGCGCTCCGGTGCGGCGCCGCGCACGTGCTGCTGCAGCCAGTCGTCGGTCTCCGCCAGCATGTGCAGGATCGACTCGCGGGCGCGGTAGCCGTGCGACTCGTTGGGCAGCATCACCAGCCGCGCGTTGCCGCCCAGGCCCTTGACCGCCGCGAACATGCGCTCGCTCTGGATCGGGAAGGTGCCGGAGTTGTTGTCCTGCTCGCCGTGGATCAGCAGCAGCGCGTCCTGGATCCGGTCGGCGTAGTTGAACGGCGACATCGCCAGGTAGGTCTCCTGCGCCTGCCAGAAGTTGCGCTCCTCGGACTGGAAGCCGAACGGGGTCAGGGTGCGGTTGTAGGCGCCGCTGCGGGCGATGCCGGCCTTGAACAGGCGGGTGTGGGCCAGCAGGTTGGCGGTCATGAACGCGCCGTAGGAATGGCCGCCGACCGCGACCCGCTGCGGGTCGCCGACGCCACGCCGGGCCAGTTCGTCCACTGCCGCCTGCGCACTGGCGCCGAGCTGGGCGATGTAGCTGTCGTTCGGCTCGGCGTCGCCCTCGCCCACGATCGGCATCGACGGATCATCGAGCACGGCGAAGCCGCGGGCCAGGAACGGCAACGGCCCCCAGTAGCTGATCCGGTTGAAGCGGTACGGCGAGTCGGTGACCTGGCTGGCCGCCTGCGCCGACTTGAACTCCTGCGGGTAGGCCCACATCAGCACCGGCAGCGGGCCGTCGCGCCCGGCGTCGTAGCCGGCCGGCAGGTACAGCGTGCCGGTCAGCTCCACGCCGTCGGCGCGCTTGTAGCGGATCTGCTCCTTGCCCACGTCGCGCAGCTGCGGGGTGGGATGCGGGAAGCGGGTCAGCGCGCGCAGCGGCTCGGCCGCGGCGGCGTCGCGCAGGTAATAGTTGGCCGGCTCGGTCGGTGACTCGCGGGTGGTCAGCAGGCGCCGGCCGCTGTCGTCCAGCAGCGCCTGCGGCGCCTCGTAGTACGGCGCCTGCGAGTGGAACAGGCGCTCGGCCTGGCCGGTGGCCAGGTCGTAGCGGTCGACGAACGGACGGTCGCCCTCGGGCGAGGCACCCTCGCCGATCAGGAACAGGCTGCCGCCGTCGGCGCTGGTGAGCAGGCGCTGGCGGCCGGCCGCGTCGCTCACGGTGACCGGGGTGCCGGGATCGGCGTAGCGGTCCTCGAACGAACGCTCGACCAGCAGCTGCGGCGCCTGCGCCGGCTGGTCCGGGCGGATGCGCCAGGTCCGGGTCTGGCGCGTCTTCCACCAGTACTCGTCCAGCAGCGCCAGGTCGCCTCGGCCCCAGGTGACGCCGCGGTAGCGCGAACCCAGCTCGGCCAGCTTCGCCGGCGCGGCGGAGAACGGCGCGGCCTGCAGGAACACCACGTCGCGCACCACCGTCTCGCGCGCCGGGTCGCCGCCGTCCTGGGCCTCGGCCCAGACCAGGGTGGCGGGCGCGTCGCTGCGCCAGGAAACCGAACGCACTCCGGTCGGCACCGCATCGTTACCGGTCGGCAGGCCTTCCACCAGCGGCAACCGGGCGATGGTATGCGCGACCCGTCCGGAAGCAGCGTCGAGCACCTCGATCACCCGCGGGAAGCGCGACAGCGGCGCCAGGTACGAGAACGGACGCTCGACCCGCTGCGCCAGCACGTAGCGGCCGTCCGGCGACGGCGAAGTCGCCGTGTACAGCGCCGGCGCGCCGAAGCGCACAACCTTGCCCTGCAGGTCGACCCGCGCCGGCTGCGACACCAGGTAGTGCTCCAGGGTCAGCGCGTCGTTCTCGTTGCGCAGCAGGTCCTGGAAGGTGCGCACCGAACGCACGCCGGCACCGGCTTCGGTCTGCTGCACGCTGGGACCGGTCGGCACCGCGTCCGGCGGCGGCAGCGGGCCCGGGTTGGCGGCCTGCAGGCGCACCAGCAGGCCACGGCTGTCGGGCAGCCAGCCGTAGCCGCCACCGGCGATGGTGTTGAGTTGGGCGACCAGGCGCCGTGCGCTTCCGGCGGCCACGTCGACCAGCCACAACTCGTTGGCGCCGCTGGCGCGATCGATGCGGTTGAACGCCAGCCAGCGCTGGTCGGGCGACCAGCTGGCGCCGGCCAGGCCGAGCGGCTGCGGCAGCCCGGCGATGCGCCGTTCGGCGCCGCTGGCCACGTCCATCAGCCACAGGTCGCTGCCGAACACGAACTGGCTGGGCGCGTGCACGCGCGGGTGGAAGCGCAGGCCGGCCAGCTTCAGCTCGGGCTGGGCGACCACGTCGATCCCGGGCAGGTCCGGCATCTGCACCAGCGCGGCCAGGTCGCGGCGCGGCGACAGGGTCAGCTGCGGCGCGCGCGGCGCGTCGACGATCGCGCGCAGTTCCGGCACCGGCTCGCGGTAGCTGGCGGCGCCCGCTGCGGCCTGGGCAGCGGCGGCCTGCGGCCACCCGGCCCAGGCCAGCGCGGCGCAGGCCAGCAGCGGCAGCGTGGTCCAGGCGCCGGGACGCGGACGACGGTGGCGTTGCGGGTGCCGGACGTGGCGGCCGGCAGCGGCGGGCATCGGTACGGATACGTGCATTGTCGGTTTCTTCCCCGGAGGCGACCTGTCTGGATACCACGTCCCGCCGGCGACCGACCCGTGACGAAAGTCCCGCCGGCAGCGACGCCGGACCCGATTCATCCTTTGATCCGGATGACCCGATATAATGCGCGACGCCCGCCGAGGGGCGCTGCGACCGTGGACCGGGCGGGACTTCCGCCGGAACCCGCACCGAGGTGCGGAGCTTTCCGATCCACGGCCAGGCTCGGCATGGCACACCCTAGCGACAACGGCGCCCGGCGAAAGCGAGACCCCGTCTCGCCATTGACCCGGAGCACACGCATGAACGCCGTAGCCAAGACCCTGACGTCCACTCCTGGCGACTACAAGGTCGCCGACATCTCCCTGGCCGACTGGGGCCGCAAGGAGATCGACATCGCCGAGCACGAGATGCCCGGCCTGATGTCCATCCGCCGCAAGTACGCCGCCGCGCAACCGCTCAATGGCGTGCGCGTGACCGGCTCGCTGCACATGACCATCCAGACCGCGGTGCTGATCGAGACCCTGAAGGACGTCGGCGCCGACGTGCGCTGGGCCTCGTGCAACATCTTCTCGACCCAGGACCACGCCGCCGCCGCGATCGCCGCCACCGGCACCCCGGTGTTCGCCTGGAAGGGCGAGACCCTGGAGGAGTACTGGGACTGCACCCTGGACGCGCTGACCTTCACCCTGGCCGACGGCACCCTGACCGGCCCGGAGCTGGTGGTGGACGACGGCGGCGACGTGACCCTGCTGATCCACAAGGGCTACGAGCTGGAGAACGGCAGCGACTGGGTGAACACCGCCTCGGGCAGCCACGAGGAGCAGGTGATCAAGAACCTGCTCAAGCGCGTGGCCAAGGAGCGCCCGGGCTACTGGGCCCGCGTGGTCGCCGACTGGCGCGGCGTGTCCGAGGAGACCACCACCGGCGTGCACCGCCTGTACCAGCTGGCCGAGGCCGGCACCCTGCTGGTCCCGGCGATCAACGTCAACGACTCGGTGACCAAGTCCAAGTTCGACAACCTGTACGGCTGCCGCGAGTCGCTGGCCGACGGCCTCAAGCGCGCGATGGACGTGATGCTGGCCGGCAAGGTCGCCGTGGTCTGCGGCTACGGCGACGTGGGCAAGGGCTCGGCGCACTCGCTGCGCGCTTACGGCGCCCGCGTGGTGGTCACCGAGATCGATCCGATCTGCGCGCTGCAGGCGGCGATGGAGGGCTTCGAGGTCGCCCCCATCGAGGACACCCTGGGCCGGGGCGACATCTACGTCACCACCACCGGCAACAAGGACATCATCACCCTTGAGCACATGAAGGCGATGAAGGACCAGGCCATCGTCTGCAACATCGGCCACTTCGACAACGAGATCCAGGTCGATGCGCTGTACGCCTCCGGCGCGGTGAAGACCAACATCAAGCCGCAGGTGGACAAGTTCACCTTCGCCAATGGCAACAGCATCTTCCTGCTGGCCGAGGGCCGGCTGGTGAACCTAGGCTGCGCCACCGGCCACCCCAGCTTCGTGATGTCCAACTCGTTCTCGAACCAGACCCTGGCCCAGATCGACCTGTGGGCGAACAAGGACGCGTACGAGAAGACCGTGTACCGCCTGCCGAAGAAGCTGGACGAGGAAGTGGCGCGCCTGCACCTGGAGAAGATCGGGGTCAAGCTGACCAGGCTGACGCAGGAACAGGCCGACTACCTCGGCGTGCCGGTGGACGGCCCGTACAAGCCGGAGCACTACCGCTACTGAGCGGTTCCGGCATCGAAGCGGGAAACGGAACGGGCGCCGAAGGGCGCCCGTTCCTGTTCCGGCCGGCAGATGCGGGAGGCGGCTGGTTGTCGCGTGCCGCGGATTTCCGCCGACGGCCGGGTGCCGCTCAGCCTGCGCTGGTGGCGGGCGCCGGCTGTGCGGCTTCGCGGTCCGGAGGCTGCGCGTGCCCGGCACCCTCCGGATCCGGCGCCGTCTTCATCGCGATCGAGCGGATGGCGTCGGTCACGCCGGCCA is a genomic window containing:
- the metK gene encoding methionine adenosyltransferase, whose product is MSSYLFTSESVSEGHPDKIADQISDAVLDAILAQDKRARVACETLVKTGAAIVAGEVTTSAWVDIEGLARSVINEIGYNNSDVGFDGHTCAIINMLGKQSPDIAAGVDRRKPEEQGAGDQGLMFGYACNEAPEFMPAPIYYSHRLVEQQAKVRKKKNSPLPWLRPDAKSQVTLRYDNEHKVVGLDAVVLSTQHDPGVKQKDLVEGVYEHILKPVLPKKWLESLPKKKVHINPTGIFVIGGPVGDCGLTGRKIIVDSYGGMARHGGGAFSGKDPSKVDRSAAYAARYVAKNIVAAGLADKCEVQVSYAIGVAEPTSISVTTFGTGRISDDKIEKLIRKHFDLRPYGIVKMLDLIHPVYQATAAYGHFGRKPQQVSYTDGAGKKQTATAFSWEKTDRAEALRADAKLK
- the ppc gene encoding phosphoenolpyruvate carboxylase yields the protein MNAPRNLEFAPPDLPLRDDVRRLGALVGDVLAEQVSPAFLEEVERVRTTAIARRQNGGSMESLSDLLDGLEPAHAESLVRAFSTYFQVVNIAERVHRIRRRRDYQRAETGKPQPESLHEALGRLKDKGVSPGELLDWLERIDIEPVFTAHPTEAVRRALLEKEQIMVAALVDDLDGGRTPGERAADIARFRMALTSAWQTADSSPVRPGVEDEREHVGFYLTEVLYRVMPVFYETLEHAIGESFGIATELPRLLRFGTWVGGDMDGNPNVDAHTIRSTLDAQRRAILGKYLTELQQLTQVLTQSTGVVEVDPEVLAQVERYRTLLPAAAAQARPRHADMPYRLLIDLMGARLRATLEDRAEGYASPQEFAADVDLIRQSLEHHRGVHAGWFSVRRLVWRLRTFGFHLARLDVRQESSVHARAVAAALGDEQWESRDPVEQARVLGPYASGERVLERTEEAGNPRLDAVFSALGDARRRHGTDALGAYIISMARSRADVLAVLALARRGGLVETDDPAAKGPASKGHVPLDIAPLFETVEDLRHGPDTLRDLFADPVYRQHLAARGNVQMVMLGYSDSGKDGGIAASRWGLQRAQVELMQAAEELGIRLTFFHGRGGSLSRGGSKTTRAVDASPRGSVDGRLRVTEQGEAIHRKFGIRALALRSLEQATGAVLVSSIRPREAEPREERWREVMATVSEASSRAYRGLVGAPRFMDYFRSATPIDVIERMTLGSRPSRRLGQDAALSNLRAIPWVFAWSQARAVVPGWYGVGSGLQAAVDEYGEDALREMGRDWPFFKTLLDDVSMVLAKGDMGIAGMFSRLAGQELHGEFFPRIEAEHALTREWVLRLNGNEFLLQHDQRLALSIRLRNPYVDPISVLQADLLERWRASGREDEALLRALVASVNGVSQGVQNTG
- a CDS encoding prolyl oligopeptidase family serine peptidase; protein product: MHVSVPMPAAAGRHVRHPQRHRRPRPGAWTTLPLLACAALAWAGWPQAAAAQAAAGAASYREPVPELRAIVDAPRAPQLTLSPRRDLAALVQMPDLPGIDVVAQPELKLAGLRFHPRVHAPSQFVFGSDLWLMDVASGAERRIAGLPQPLGLAGASWSPDQRWLAFNRIDRASGANELWLVDVAAGSARRLVAQLNTIAGGGYGWLPDSRGLLVRLQAANPGPLPPPDAVPTGPSVQQTEAGAGVRSVRTFQDLLRNENDALTLEHYLVSQPARVDLQGKVVRFGAPALYTATSPSPDGRYVLAQRVERPFSYLAPLSRFPRVIEVLDAASGRVAHTIARLPLVEGLPTGNDAVPTGVRSVSWRSDAPATLVWAEAQDGGDPARETVVRDVVFLQAAPFSAAPAKLAELGSRYRGVTWGRGDLALLDEYWWKTRQTRTWRIRPDQPAQAPQLLVERSFEDRYADPGTPVTVSDAAGRQRLLTSADGGSLFLIGEGASPEGDRPFVDRYDLATGQAERLFHSQAPYYEAPQALLDDSGRRLLTTRESPTEPANYYLRDAAAAEPLRALTRFPHPTPQLRDVGKEQIRYKRADGVELTGTLYLPAGYDAGRDGPLPVLMWAYPQEFKSAQAASQVTDSPYRFNRISYWGPLPFLARGFAVLDDPSMPIVGEGDAEPNDSYIAQLGASAQAAVDELARRGVGDPQRVAVGGHSYGAFMTANLLAHTRLFKAGIARSGAYNRTLTPFGFQSEERNFWQAQETYLAMSPFNYADRIQDALLLIHGEQDNNSGTFPIQSERMFAAVKGLGGNARLVMLPNESHGYRARESILHMLAETDDWLQQHVRGAAPERAQAAN
- the ahcY gene encoding adenosylhomocysteinase, whose protein sequence is MNAVAKTLTSTPGDYKVADISLADWGRKEIDIAEHEMPGLMSIRRKYAAAQPLNGVRVTGSLHMTIQTAVLIETLKDVGADVRWASCNIFSTQDHAAAAIAATGTPVFAWKGETLEEYWDCTLDALTFTLADGTLTGPELVVDDGGDVTLLIHKGYELENGSDWVNTASGSHEEQVIKNLLKRVAKERPGYWARVVADWRGVSEETTTGVHRLYQLAEAGTLLVPAINVNDSVTKSKFDNLYGCRESLADGLKRAMDVMLAGKVAVVCGYGDVGKGSAHSLRAYGARVVVTEIDPICALQAAMEGFEVAPIEDTLGRGDIYVTTTGNKDIITLEHMKAMKDQAIVCNIGHFDNEIQVDALYASGAVKTNIKPQVDKFTFANGNSIFLLAEGRLVNLGCATGHPSFVMSNSFSNQTLAQIDLWANKDAYEKTVYRLPKKLDEEVARLHLEKIGVKLTRLTQEQADYLGVPVDGPYKPEHYRY